Below is a genomic region from Belonocnema kinseyi isolate 2016_QV_RU_SX_M_011 chromosome 4, B_treatae_v1, whole genome shotgun sequence.
cagttaccactcacgaggcgggcggtgtgtttaaagttctaatgtttcgtttttataagattttctgcgattgaaaattattcaatttatcgacatcgcctatttcaaaactattttcggtttccttattatttaaatgaatgtttaaagtcACGTGATTGTttagtttgagtgtgtgatgatagccttgtcgcttgagaaaaccagtgtgcgagcagcagtgaatcgcgtaTGGTGAATGATTTATCAGACTTTAGAAATGTTTGGCACAGTAACAGAATATCAGAGCCCTTCGAAACAGTCGTGAGATCACTTCTTTTGTTTGTTACACCGCGACAGTTCCATTGTATAATTCGCCAAACATAGACCTGTGCCAAGCTAAGGCTGTAAAAGATATGTAAAGAGAGAGGAAATACATTCTGAAAGCGAGTTAACTAAGTGGTGGCATTCCACTGATTTTCGGGAATTGTCAGATGAAAGAAGGCTGATGAAATTAGTCAACATTAAAAGTAGATCACCAATAATTGTAAGTAAGTTCGAAGATGAGGAGGGGACTACGGTGCTTGCAGGGGGGAAGGGGAATGAGGGAGGGAGGAAGGAGTGAAAGTAGAGTAGGATTGTTGGCGAGGGTTATAATTTTGATTGTTTGCAGAGTCTGGTTGGTTAGGGGAAGCTGAGGGGCTTCCTTTGTTAAATGCCCCTGAAGTAGATGAGACTGTTTACTTTTATAGTCTCTAGGGTTcatgagaggggggggggggatttattGCGCTTGACTAGCTAGGAGTGATAAATGTGTGGGCAGAGTTGCACAAGGTGTCTGAGAAAACTAACGGGGGAGAGTACGCGGGCGTAATCGGGGGAGGATCATTTCTGACTCCAGGGTAGTTGTTCGCTTTGAAGCGGGAATCATGATGAGGTTGTTTGTCGGTTTTCCTGGTTTTGAGGATGGCTTTAGCCTCCATGAAATTTAGGCAGTTGTGAATGGCATAGTAGCGAAAGTCCCCTTGGAATATGTATTCCGCGCATTCTTTAGAATTTGGCATGTGGGGTCCTGAGCAGTTTACGCACTTAGGGGTTCTATTCGTGTTAGGGCAGGGGGAAACATCGGCGTGGTCGTCCTCACTGCAACGTTTGCAGCGAGCTTTTGAGCGACATTGTTTGCTGATATGTCCATTCGGGAGACATTTCCAGCAGATTTTAACTGGTCAGACGTAAGGCTCTTCGGTCGTTGAGGCATTGTAAATGGCTACTTTTCCGTGAGGGTTCTACCTTTGAAGGTTAGCAAAATGGAACGCAAGGGGACGTAGGAaactttgttgaaatctttttcaacatttattcgGTCTAAGCGACGAACATCTGCAATGTTAATCGACTGGGTGTTACTCATGATAACTAGATTGTCTTTTATCTCATTTTCCGACAAATCAGGAGGGATACCACTAATGACACCTTGACAGGCGACAAAATATGATGGGCTGGATGCCCTCAAACCCATGTTCTTAAGGGTCACTTAGAATTATATTGGATTCGCGGGCTGATTTTACCATAACTGACAGTTTACCGAATCGGGAGCTTTTAACGTCTACAACGGAATTCTTAAACGCGTTGTTGAGTAGTTTCGCATATTTAAATCTATCAAGATATCAAGATCGCGAGGTCAGAGTTAACAATCACCTTACACGGACCCCGTTCAGTTTCTTCATAACGATATTCGAGAATAGACTGGGTACGGGGGTCGTTGCTGAATGTCTGTTGTCTGTTGTTAATCTGTGTTTGTTCGTAAGCATCATAAGTCTGTGTTCCGATGATCGCGTCAGTACTGTTAAGGTCATAGTGGTCTATAAGTTCAGAGTGGTCATTGTCCTCCGGGAGAGGTTGAGAAAGAGCGTTTGTAATCTCACTGTCCTCCGTCTTGTGTCGTTTCGATCTCCTCATAGTAAGGAGGCATTCGGCGCCTTTAAAAAATATCTGGGATTGGTTTGCTGTGGGAGTCGGTGTTTTGATTACTCACCAGGGGGTCTGGTGGATTCGTGCTTGAGGATATGCCTCCGCCTAGGGAAGTTCCTGCGCAAAGCTGTGAGCTCGCGCGCGGCGCGCCGGCCGCCTTAAAGTTATGCTGTTTAAAGCAAAGATTTTCTTTAGCATCCAGGCAATTAACACCGATAACAGATGGCTTCTTGATAACAATCAAGAAGCCGAACTCCCGTGGAGAGTCCACACTAAATAGGACAGAGCACCTCCCTCGAAAAACtcattttgctcatgatttgcgccAATGAATTACGCATTCGCGCATATAATATCGTGCTACTatagggggcatccgataagtccgccattcctggaattttccgcccctgcAGCTCCGAAattggaaagttatcggagttGGACTGTACGTTTTGCAGCAATGTTTGGCCAGCTTAACGtgaagctattgcaaacactattttttacaaaatataaaagagcccaaaattgtGTACTACGGGACCAAATTAGACCTGAATGAgccccaaattataaaatattttacatatttatacCTTAATAGTATTGTGCCACCTTAACATACCTTGAGTAGTGGGcatggatttaaattaattttaagcttattttctttttaatcttatACATATTACAATTACTTTAAAAGAGATATGTACCTGGAGTAATGTGATTGTATTATagtttaataaatgaaatttatcatGTTAAGGTTTTTCCTTGATGTCttatagtataaatatataaattacatatTATGTATTTGTATGTAGTTTTAAAAACTTGATGTGTATATTTTGATGTTTCAGTTATTGCTAATAACGATTATTACGTTAAACTGTCACACGATGGTCCAGTTGTCTTGGGTGGTTCGATAACATTCAGAGCTGATGTTTTTGCCCGGGATGGGTCAAGAcctcattttaaatttatctatgaATGGTCAGATAATGCTTTTAGAGGACACCATTTCTTGGTTagtaattaatttgataatttagtaaaaaaattaacttagtcCATCTTAAATACATAATTTGTCACAAAGTTATCTTGATTCTTATCAATTCCTAAAATCTAGTCCCGTCTTTccattaaatattcagttttattaGTGGATTAAATACTTCTAAATTAAACAGTGGAATATCTAATCTGGaccttttctttatttatattgttattacaccattaagccatttccctttcgggaatTACAATAAAGACTTTAGTTTAACGAGTCATGCCGTGCacttttcgaaacatttttagtCGCCTCCAACGAGGAATGCAACAGCGTACTACACTGTAAGTTATCCTGAATCTGAGGGTTATGTTATTGGTATCTATGAGATGGAAGTAAAAGTTACAAAAGAGTATCTTCCATTTTTGTGGCATCTTATCACAAGCCGTCGTATTGAGTATCAAGTAACGCGTAAGTAGATCAAatgtcaatttaatttaattatacatctttttttaaatcaaacaagttgataagaaaaatgcaattgaattaaaataaattatacagttggaaatttaaatgcAAGATCTCTAGAAAAAGCAGGCAAAAAAGTAAATAGGGTAACCGTCCCAACTTACTGCGGAATCACGCTTTAGCCTCTCTTTAttgactattatttttaatattataatgaaataacAATAAGTTTTTGGTTTCACTTTAAAGTTTGACGTATGTTGTGCATAAAAACGGTAATAAAATACTAAAACGTAAAGTAGTACACAATaatattcaacatttaaataaaaagtatgttGTTAGATATTACCGcagataaacaaaaattgtggacATATTGCTGCGCCCCTATTATTGCggattttagttttataaattcgaacgtgtaaaaagaaaaaagatgctTCAAGAATTATCTATATCTTAAAACTAAATAAGAGAAAAGTATACTAATTACTGTGTCCCTATTAATGCGGATATATCAGTTACAATCTATTCAACAAAGAAGGAATCGCGATTATTCgtaaaccataaaaaatatttaatttttctttttattaaattaaaggtCGCTCAGAGGGATACGGTGAACTTACTTAACCCGTCAACCAGAGAGGGGGGGGGGNNNNNNNNNNNNNNNNNNNNNNNNNNNNNNNNNNNNNNNNNNNNNNNNNNNNNNNNNNNNNNNNNNNNNNNNNNNNNNNNNNNNNNNNNNNNNNNNNNNNAGTAACGATGACAGTTACCCAAAACGAAATTTCTTTCAGAACTTCTGAATGGTAACGTTACCATAGTTCAGTCAAATAAGACCGTAGAAGGCACCTACGTTTCTTCAGGTTCAGAAGCAGACATAAAAATTGAGTTGCGGGAAGGCGACGCTCAGTTTCTTTCGAATAATGCGACTTTGGTCTCTACCTATTGGTTTATAGACTGCAAGTATTATGGGCAGACGaacgattataattttaaaactaactttACGAAAGTGAACACTACATACAACATAGAAGCACTGATAGTGGCTTCGTTTGAATCACCTCAAACCATTTCTGTTAATAGTTCAACAGCTTCGAATTCTTCGACAACGTCGAGTCCTATAATTTTGAAGCCTGCGATACCAATAACAATGGCGATAAGTGCACCAAATGCGACAACAATCACACCTAATACGACGGTATATCCACTTGGGAATTTATCGTTTCCGTTCGTCTGCTTGAACTCGTCAATCATCCCTCCTGATCCTAAAAAGACCTATGGATACTTCAACAAAGAGATTAATGTTAAAGGTTAGTAGTGTTTGACCTGGGTATCACTTGATATCGTAGAAgatatttaataaaagatttattgAGGGGCTAACAATGTCACTGTGAAATTGCACAGTCGAAAACACAATTTAAAATggtagaattataattattttaaggacTAATAGGATTGTTTCCATGATCAGACATCTCTATTCCAATACTCAGATCTTACATTAATGCAATACTCCTATATTGCTAACTGCATATACCTCACAGTAAGTGGCGCGTCCAAAAAGCTAAGAATATGAACGATAACGTTTTTTCTCCTTCTAGTATGAACTTCGGGATCAGTGCGCATGCGTCAAAATAAACACTAAACCGCGCTCATAGTTGGCGGCGCATGAGCAATACTGAGTGAGTTCATGATCGATGTGAGACAGACATACAAAGAAACCCGAAGTTAGTTCTTATGGGCActtaatatcgccgcaaaaaatgaAGATCccccactttagaaggcaataactccgcagaaaaaaatgtgaagaggttcgaatgagaaccacacgaatccgctaagttttctcaataaaatggtgtttctgtaatttgcgtaaaaaaatgttccgagctaattagcaaaatacaagtaatAATGCTGTCGCGAGGCCCATTGCTGAGATACGTTAATTTTTACATGGCCCCcgagctaagaatatgttggaaaaattttgaaaaaaatctggagtgtgctacaacatgtttagaatccagtagagaccttcaaattttaaaatatttaaaaatgtcagttttgcaaggatttttgttgaatgtttttatttagggattaaatggagctatcgcgctgtttaattGCATAAAAGGTGTAGTAATAAACCCTGAATCCTATTTCGACCAcaaaacttgaataaaaattataatttcgcgattaaagtcgctcagaataattcggagTGTAATAAAGCGAGGCGCGTGGCACagtagtagaaaaaagtgtagaaaaagagGGTCCGTCATATTTGCCAGCAGCAGGTAGCCGttttttttccagattttcctacagctgctgctcgctcagcagggccgtctcaaTGCTCTGAGGTGAGCTTCGCCCTTCTCTCctgatataaaattgtaatattataatacagtatcaagcttgtACACGAATGAATCTtgtattttgttcatttaatataGTACACCTATTTcgctattataatataattttgtaattattaggctgctaattcgctactgaaatgcgtgaaagatttgtttatatgagc
It encodes:
- the LOC117171450 gene encoding uncharacterized protein LOC117171450 isoform X2; protein product: MKMMSVYYFSIIAIFGSLQVIANNDYYVKLSHDGPVVLGGSITFRADVFARDGSRPHFKFIYEWSDNAFRGHHFLSPPTRNATAYYTVSYPESEGYVIGIYEMEVKVTKEYLPFLWHLITSRRIEYQVTQLLNGNVTIVQSNKTVEGTYVSSGSEADIKIELREGDAQFLSNNATLVSTYWFIDCKYYGQTNDYNFKTNFTKVNTTYNIEALIVASFESPQTISVNSSTASNSSTTSSPIILKPAIPITMAISAPNATTITPNTTVYPLGNLSFPFVCLNSSIIPPDPKKTYGYFNKEINVKAPIAEIAVEGTNWIRPWDMLSLNVTCKGSGPFYKCLQYHRGKYNITGNETCYDTDHLQTCNFSIIHYFLEPSVSTIVMILQNDVSTQIYPITVNIYSATVQPQLSVIIVPVTCSLVAIVLIIFGIAYYIQSRARFTVEVADFDFGKSNSEMEYKTFRERLRDSFNNAGYKPLHDSQILQ
- the LOC117171450 gene encoding uncharacterized protein LOC117171450 isoform X1 → MKMMSVYYFSIIAIFGSLQVIANNDYYVKLSHDGPVVLGGSITFRADVFARDGSRPHFKFIYEWSDNAFRGHHFLSPPTRNATAYYTVSYPESEGYVIGIYEMEVKVTKEYLPFLWHLITSRRIEYQVTQLLNGNVTIVQSNKTVEGTYVSSGSEADIKIELREGDAQFLSNNATLVSTYWFIDCKYYGQTNDYNFKTNFTKVNTTYNIEALIVASFESPQTISVNSSTASNSSTTSSPIILKPAIPITMAISAPNATTITPNTTVYPLGNLSFPFVCLNSSIIPPDPKKTYGYFNKEINVKAPIAEIAVEGTNWIRPWDMLSLNVTCKGSGPFYKCLQYHRGKYNITGNETCYDTDHLQTCNFSIIHYFLEPSVSTIVMILQNDVSTQIYPITVNIYSATVQPQLSVIIVPVTCSLVAIVLIIFGIAYYIQSRARFTVEVADFDFGKSNSEMEYKTFRERLRDSFNNAVRPGITRIIRPPYYGSMNH